A region of Chloracidobacterium sp. DNA encodes the following proteins:
- a CDS encoding O-antigen ligase family protein encodes MTRLNKFAFFLICTIVVFTTAAYGTVHQPTLVLFYVFVTALLILWAADSLTSGEVRFSRSVLQIPLFALAVYGFVQCIPLGTYAESAGISGIPRTISMEPFATQLTALHLLALGIFFSVTLVYLDSAQRLRRMVTFIIVFGFIYAFFAILQSVLSPTRIYGIYQSQFGVPFGSFVNRHNFAAFIEMAISIPLGLLFVGAVKRDKRLLYVIAVVLMGSALLLSLSRGGLVSLIAEIILLIILTTGSSGGKKIVLKVALSFSLIAAAVGGAIFVGGDTSLTRFAESAASQDITSNRIHIWNVTLKVIAANMPFGTGLGAYTQAYTAFDTLSGIEMVEQSHNDYLQIVSDAGLIGLLIGGLFLFWFFREGIRNSRRQNTFRRGVAVGAFAGCFAVLVHSLFDFVLHISALSVLFLTLLALLVASGRRFEDDIKEFDKPMSKRRRSASVTSIGGKKHEQVEQTA; translated from the coding sequence ATGACGCGCTTGAACAAATTTGCATTCTTTCTTATTTGCACGATCGTCGTTTTTACGACCGCTGCTTATGGAACAGTGCATCAACCAACGCTCGTACTCTTCTATGTCTTTGTTACAGCGTTGCTGATTCTGTGGGCAGCAGATTCGCTGACAAGCGGTGAGGTGCGATTTAGTCGGAGCGTGCTTCAGATTCCACTGTTTGCTCTTGCTGTTTACGGCTTTGTACAGTGCATTCCGCTGGGTACGTATGCCGAGTCCGCGGGAATTTCAGGCATACCTCGAACTATTTCGATGGAGCCTTTTGCAACGCAGCTTACAGCTCTTCACTTATTGGCCCTCGGAATATTTTTTTCTGTCACGCTAGTTTATTTGGACAGTGCTCAACGACTTCGACGAATGGTGACCTTCATCATCGTCTTTGGATTCATATACGCATTCTTCGCAATTTTGCAATCTGTTCTAAGCCCGACACGGATATACGGGATATACCAGAGTCAATTTGGCGTTCCCTTCGGCTCGTTCGTAAATCGACATAATTTTGCTGCATTCATCGAAATGGCGATCAGTATCCCACTTGGCCTTTTGTTTGTTGGAGCCGTCAAACGTGACAAGCGATTGCTTTATGTTATTGCCGTCGTGCTTATGGGATCTGCTCTTTTGCTAAGCCTGTCGCGAGGCGGTTTGGTGTCTTTGATCGCCGAAATAATTCTCCTAATAATATTAACGACGGGCTCGTCAGGCGGAAAGAAGATTGTATTAAAGGTCGCCTTGTCCTTTTCGCTGATCGCCGCAGCGGTTGGCGGAGCGATCTTTGTAGGCGGCGATACGTCGCTCACACGTTTTGCGGAGTCGGCGGCATCGCAGGATATTACATCAAATCGCATTCATATTTGGAATGTCACCCTAAAAGTGATCGCCGCTAATATGCCCTTTGGCACCGGTCTTGGAGCATATACGCAGGCTTATACGGCATTTGATACCTTGAGTGGAATCGAGATGGTCGAGCAGTCGCATAATGATTACCTGCAGATTGTGTCGGATGCGGGATTGATCGGACTTCTGATCGGCGGTTTGTTCTTATTTTGGTTCTTTCGAGAGGGCATTAGAAATTCGCGCCGGCAGAATACATTTCGACGCGGTGTCGCAGTCGGGGCTTTTGCGGGTTGTTTTGCGGTTTTGGTTCATAGTCTATTCGATTTTGTATTGCATATTTCGGCGCTGTCGGTGTTATTCCTAACGTTGCTAGCGTTGCTCGTAGCCAGTGGACGTAGATTTGAAGACGATATAAAAGAATTTGACAAACCGATGTCAAAACGTCGCCGTTCCGCCAGCGTTACTTCCATTGGCGGGAAGAAACACGAACAAGTGGAACAAACCGCTTAA
- a CDS encoding choice-of-anchor J domain-containing protein — MFTQKKSRFIAIALTLIAVTAITVSANWGTGFGFGLFPTSASAAAPESASAPAQANAPMSILATTIISPTGDGGFELGGGTMADNGWTVVNNATNGWFAGTATFSAGARSAYVSNTSGATYAYSNTTAAVSHFYKDVTVPAGETQIKLSFKVKGDGDLFSGTYFDKLMIYTAPTTFTPTTAAPASSGTALTGATLVFAQNSNFVSASTYASGTMTLPSSLAGTTFRLIFAWHNDTSAGTVPASVDEISLTSYVPTISGAKTIPGDYATITAAINDLNANGVAAGGVTYTLTDGATYAEDLPCIQSEGTAANPIVFKNSGGVTHAIISPTGTASALDSGVCIKGDYITFDGIDVTIASGSAVEYGYRVISDNPTNGAQRNTIKNTSITLNRANTLSQGILQSANQLGGGQTASGTTLADAAAGGNSFNQYNNLSIQNVYGGIFLLTNILPSDTDNEIAPLPGGTNTIGGAAASDIGGGTVATYGIRAFAQNNVKIHDNEIRNVGVTGAVTVDGLFLDQTVGTNEAYRNKVHDIRSTSTTSTSGITGIRTNIFGTAVGAANRVYNNFVWNITSGYTGAASATRQIKGIQVQSNGTGTGNTHHVDFNSVRIDGSSSPNISSSALTIGTTSGATMNIRNNILSNFTGAQAGVAKHVAWDSTSATLTGIAGSVSNNNDLYIANATQGFVGLGNTTNYATLSNWQAAMTGQDTASKSTNPQFLSPTDLHIDTAIATEVESGGSYFSGAITWVPQDIDTNTRNATTPDIGADEGTFTLLDASAPAISYTNLTNTTSTANRALAATITDLSGVAGGADAPRIYFRKGVSDPFVSTQCTGSYSCTIDYSLVTGGTVTAGDTVQYFVVAQDTVGNVGANPSAGFAATNVNTVTTPPTTPRSYIIAAAFSGTKTVCASGCDYASLTNAGGIFAALNAGALTGNLTVNITSDLAAELGTVALNQQVEEGGGAGTYTVTIKPNGGAWTISGAATTSLIRLDGADRVTVDGSQTGGSDKSLIVSNTSTTGAVAHLLNSATSNTFKNLDLRGVSTSTSNGVVFLGTTATGTVGNNTNTFQANDIHSGATAPAYGFFNLGTATAKNTNTLFTSNRVFDFSNTGIRDDGNSVTATYRSNEIFEAVAQTTALTGFRPSSTSIDGFTFDRNSIHDLNTSSTVSAYGIHLFDTSTLNTSVISNNMITLGATAPLTLKGIWDQTATGEKYDVFYNSVYIFGSVTGVSNSWAYHWSIASTTNASGNIFFNDRSGGTGKHYAYQTNTTLANLTSDYNDIFNTGGTANVFGNNGTVDVANLTDWKAASPVGIGKDANSISANPSFVSAADLHVPGFSPVINAAVAFGGIITDYDGDTRPLGAAQEIGADETTAATPTNTATASPTFTDTATPTNTATQTNTATNTPTPGCGSGTFSYTGPQVNIPDNLPAGVDVVIPVTGLGTVADLNFTFDGTQEATVPSTTAGVPHSWVGDVKVTIIAPGGQGSVVAFDRPGVPASTFGCSNNNIAQLTLDDDGGFPTIENSCDGAGSAAAFPIGNFSPNNPLSAFDGINPNGDWVINFSDGGGGDTGSVRAVSLVIDGGCGTATATNTNTPTGTPSNTSTATETATATNTATQTNTATPTATATCEPLTFNFANTAPVVIPDNGASPTYPSDITVSGLTGNVYKVAVKLNGFDHTFPSDVDMLLVGPGGQNAVIMSDVGGSSAVTGISFTLDSDSAVAIPAPPVNGSTYRPTNTGVVVDELPAPAPANAGGSSLAPFVGTSPNGTWSLYVYDDAIGDFGSIAGGWEIRIFTDAGPCASPTNTPINSPTSTETATATATATFTPTPPDTVCDLTEGFNDVSTLVSGSGWYIQNNSAPIGIGSYFQGNPVVFPAHLPSPDPTPNQYLGVNFQSGAGVATLSNWALTPPVLLQNGGQMTFYTRTSVASPFPDRLQVRMSTNGTSTNVGTAATDVGDFTTLLLDINPTLTVGGYPEAWTQYTVTISGMGAPAKGRLAFRYFVENGGPSGDNSNYIGIDTLEYHCVVATPTSTATATATETATATNTPTPADTPSVSGVVTYGNPASPTTKFISNAQVTSTVGSPVVTDNTDAPGGTAGQYTLTGFGAGNYTIGVTKTTGQNGVSSADAARIAQHVSGVSLIPTARQLISADVTNNGALSSTDAAQIARFVSGLGAPVGLTGQWRFFVPGVSQPTFPVGASPTTRSYTDPIGVQTGQDYIGILVGEVTGNWAAGPLRPAAGPERSTAIAAPRLVTPADSEVIIPVAINGAVNKGIISYEFDLRYDPTVIQPQAEPVDLAGTVSRGLTAVANPNEPGLLRVVMYGAYPIDSNGLLLNLKFTAVGAPGSTSPLTWENVMFNEGDPGTLTTDGAIELSASAPNQAELTGRVVNTMGQGIANARVTLTDTTTGAIRSAMSNGFGVYRFGGLTVGQTYTISVESRNSAFAPLTVSITGSSVNTDMVAGQ; from the coding sequence ATGTTCACGCAGAAAAAATCACGATTTATCGCTATAGCGCTTACGCTAATAGCTGTCACGGCCATAACCGTCAGTGCCAATTGGGGCACCGGTTTTGGATTCGGCCTGTTCCCGACTAGCGCGTCGGCTGCCGCCCCCGAGAGTGCTTCGGCACCGGCTCAGGCGAATGCGCCGATGTCAATATTGGCCACTACCATTATCTCACCTACAGGAGATGGTGGATTTGAATTGGGTGGCGGCACGATGGCAGACAACGGCTGGACCGTTGTTAATAATGCTACAAATGGTTGGTTTGCGGGAACCGCCACTTTTTCCGCGGGAGCCCGAAGTGCTTACGTATCCAATACTTCGGGTGCAACATACGCCTACAGCAACACGACTGCCGCAGTCAGCCATTTTTACAAGGACGTGACGGTTCCGGCTGGTGAAACTCAAATAAAGCTCTCATTTAAGGTTAAGGGAGACGGAGACCTTTTTAGTGGAACGTACTTTGACAAATTGATGATCTATACGGCGCCAACGACGTTTACCCCAACCACGGCGGCTCCAGCCAGTTCTGGAACGGCTTTGACTGGGGCGACTCTTGTCTTTGCTCAAAATAGTAATTTCGTTAGTGCATCGACTTACGCATCGGGCACCATGACTTTACCATCCTCCTTGGCTGGAACGACGTTTCGCCTGATTTTCGCTTGGCATAATGACACATCTGCGGGAACGGTTCCAGCATCGGTTGATGAAATATCTCTAACATCATATGTACCGACAATAAGTGGCGCCAAGACTATCCCTGGCGACTATGCAACCATCACGGCTGCAATTAATGACCTCAATGCTAACGGCGTTGCGGCTGGAGGTGTTACCTATACACTTACCGATGGAGCAACCTACGCCGAAGATTTGCCGTGCATCCAGTCCGAAGGAACAGCCGCAAATCCTATAGTTTTCAAAAATTCAGGTGGTGTTACGCACGCTATTATTTCGCCAACCGGAACCGCGAGCGCTTTGGATTCCGGTGTTTGCATCAAGGGCGACTATATAACCTTTGACGGAATTGACGTTACGATAGCATCGGGCAGCGCCGTTGAATATGGTTATCGAGTGATCAGCGATAACCCTACAAACGGAGCTCAACGTAACACAATTAAAAACACTTCAATCACGCTGAACAGGGCCAATACCTTGTCACAGGGTATTCTTCAATCGGCCAATCAACTTGGCGGCGGCCAGACGGCCAGTGGAACGACTCTCGCCGATGCAGCAGCAGGCGGCAATTCATTTAACCAATATAATAATTTGTCGATCCAGAATGTTTATGGAGGTATTTTCCTTCTAACAAATATTCTTCCCAGTGATACGGACAATGAGATTGCCCCGCTTCCGGGTGGAACAAACACCATTGGTGGAGCAGCGGCATCCGATATTGGCGGCGGAACAGTTGCCACTTATGGAATCCGAGCGTTTGCTCAAAATAATGTCAAAATCCATGACAATGAGATCAGAAATGTCGGCGTTACGGGTGCGGTCACGGTTGATGGTCTGTTTTTAGACCAAACGGTTGGCACCAACGAAGCCTACAGAAATAAGGTTCATGACATCAGAAGTACAAGCACGACATCGACTTCCGGCATAACCGGAATAAGGACCAACATCTTTGGAACTGCCGTCGGGGCCGCGAACAGGGTTTATAACAACTTTGTCTGGAACATTACGTCCGGCTATACCGGAGCGGCGAGTGCGACGCGACAGATCAAGGGTATTCAAGTTCAGTCTAACGGCACCGGCACTGGAAATACACATCATGTAGATTTCAACTCCGTTCGGATCGACGGGTCGAGTTCGCCGAACATCTCTAGTTCAGCTTTGACCATTGGCACTACCAGTGGTGCCACGATGAATATTAGAAATAACATCCTCTCAAACTTTACCGGTGCTCAGGCAGGTGTTGCGAAGCACGTAGCTTGGGACTCTACATCGGCAACCCTAACTGGTATCGCAGGATCGGTTTCGAATAACAATGATCTTTACATTGCAAATGCGACCCAAGGTTTTGTTGGCTTGGGCAATACAACCAACTATGCCACGCTTTCAAATTGGCAAGCAGCGATGACTGGTCAGGACACGGCAAGTAAAAGTACCAATCCGCAATTCCTGTCACCCACCGACCTGCATATAGATACTGCCATTGCGACCGAGGTTGAAAGCGGCGGTTCTTATTTTAGTGGCGCAATAACCTGGGTTCCCCAGGATATCGATACCAATACCCGTAATGCGACAACCCCGGACATCGGCGCTGATGAAGGCACTTTCACCTTACTCGACGCTTCCGCTCCGGCCATTTCTTATACGAATCTCACCAACACCACAAGCACGGCCAATCGAGCCCTTGCGGCCACCATCACCGATCTTAGCGGTGTTGCCGGCGGTGCCGATGCACCTCGCATCTACTTTAGAAAGGGCGTAAGCGACCCGTTTGTTTCAACACAATGCACCGGTTCCTACTCCTGCACTATCGACTACTCTCTGGTAACGGGCGGTACAGTAACCGCGGGCGACACTGTTCAGTATTTTGTAGTTGCCCAGGACACGGTTGGCAACGTCGGAGCAAATCCGAGTGCAGGTTTTGCTGCAACGAATGTCAACACGGTAACTACTCCACCGACAACTCCACGGAGCTATATTATTGCTGCTGCATTTAGCGGCACAAAAACAGTCTGTGCCTCGGGTTGTGATTACGCTTCGCTCACAAATGCGGGAGGAATTTTTGCCGCATTGAACGCTGGAGCTTTGACAGGTAACCTCACGGTCAATATTACCAGTGACCTCGCCGCTGAATTGGGCACGGTCGCTCTAAATCAACAGGTTGAAGAAGGAGGAGGAGCTGGAACCTATACCGTGACCATCAAGCCAAATGGCGGAGCATGGACGATTTCAGGGGCCGCGACTACTTCTTTGATCCGACTGGATGGAGCTGACCGCGTTACTGTTGACGGCAGCCAAACTGGCGGTTCGGACAAGAGCCTGATCGTTTCGAATACGAGCACGACTGGTGCCGTAGCTCACTTACTAAATAGTGCGACATCTAACACCTTTAAGAACCTCGATCTGAGAGGAGTTTCCACATCAACATCCAACGGTGTAGTGTTCTTGGGTACAACGGCTACGGGAACGGTTGGTAATAACACGAATACCTTCCAGGCTAATGATATCCATTCTGGTGCAACTGCGCCGGCTTATGGATTCTTTAACCTTGGAACGGCCACGGCTAAGAACACCAATACGTTGTTTACTTCTAATCGCGTATTCGATTTCTCAAATACGGGTATTAGAGACGATGGCAATTCCGTCACGGCGACATACCGCAGCAATGAGATCTTCGAGGCTGTTGCTCAGACCACGGCTCTTACAGGCTTTAGGCCTAGTTCGACGTCAATTGATGGGTTTACATTCGACCGCAACTCCATTCACGATTTGAATACGAGCTCTACGGTTTCGGCTTACGGTATTCACTTGTTTGACACCTCGACCTTAAATACGTCGGTGATTTCCAACAACATGATTACTCTGGGAGCAACGGCTCCGCTGACCCTTAAGGGAATTTGGGATCAAACGGCCACAGGTGAAAAATATGACGTGTTTTACAACTCGGTTTACATCTTCGGCTCGGTCACAGGGGTGAGCAACTCTTGGGCCTATCACTGGTCCATTGCTAGTACGACGAATGCAAGCGGAAACATCTTCTTTAACGATCGTTCCGGCGGTACGGGTAAACACTACGCCTACCAGACGAATACGACACTTGCGAACCTTACATCGGACTACAACGATATTTTCAACACAGGCGGAACCGCAAATGTGTTCGGAAATAATGGCACGGTCGATGTTGCAAACCTGACGGATTGGAAAGCTGCATCGCCTGTGGGAATTGGCAAGGATGCTAACTCCATCTCGGCTAATCCATCCTTTGTATCCGCTGCGGACTTGCATGTACCTGGCTTCAGCCCGGTAATCAATGCGGCGGTTGCTTTTGGCGGTATTATCACAGACTATGACGGTGACACGCGTCCATTGGGAGCGGCACAGGAAATCGGCGCGGATGAAACGACTGCTGCAACACCAACAAATACAGCGACTGCGTCGCCAACATTTACGGATACAGCAACGCCGACGAATACTGCGACACAAACAAATACGGCGACCAATACACCGACACCTGGTTGTGGTAGCGGCACATTTAGCTACACAGGCCCGCAGGTCAATATCCCGGATAATCTTCCTGCAGGTGTTGATGTCGTGATCCCGGTCACCGGATTAGGAACGGTTGCCGACCTCAACTTCACGTTTGACGGAACACAGGAAGCTACAGTGCCTTCGACTACAGCGGGAGTTCCCCATTCATGGGTTGGAGACGTTAAGGTGACGATCATCGCACCAGGCGGACAAGGATCCGTTGTTGCATTTGACCGTCCAGGCGTTCCGGCATCTACATTCGGATGTTCGAACAACAACATTGCTCAGCTCACGCTGGATGATGACGGCGGATTCCCGACAATCGAAAATAGCTGCGACGGAGCAGGCTCTGCAGCGGCATTCCCGATCGGAAACTTCTCGCCGAATAATCCTCTGAGTGCATTCGACGGAATCAACCCGAACGGAGACTGGGTCATTAACTTCAGCGACGGCGGCGGCGGCGACACGGGCTCAGTTCGTGCAGTCTCGTTGGTCATCGATGGCGGATGCGGAACGGCTACGGCGACAAATACAAATACGCCGACCGGTACGCCTTCGAACACAAGCACCGCGACTGAAACAGCAACTGCAACAAACACGGCAACGCAGACAAACACTGCAACGCCAACAGCGACAGCAACGTGTGAACCGCTGACCTTTAACTTTGCAAACACAGCACCTGTTGTAATACCCGACAACGGAGCAAGCCCGACTTATCCTTCGGATATCACGGTATCAGGATTGACGGGCAATGTTTACAAGGTAGCGGTCAAACTTAACGGTTTTGATCACACATTCCCTTCAGACGTAGATATGCTTCTTGTCGGCCCCGGCGGACAGAATGCGGTCATCATGTCTGATGTAGGCGGCAGTTCAGCGGTAACGGGTATCTCGTTCACGCTTGACAGTGATTCGGCGGTTGCCATACCGGCACCTCCGGTAAACGGTTCGACTTATCGGCCAACCAACACCGGCGTAGTTGTTGACGAGCTTCCGGCTCCGGCACCGGCCAATGCAGGTGGTTCATCGTTGGCTCCGTTCGTTGGAACGTCGCCAAACGGAACATGGTCCTTGTACGTGTACGACGACGCAATCGGTGACTTCGGCTCGATCGCAGGTGGATGGGAGATCAGGATCTTTACGGATGCCGGCCCATGTGCATCTCCGACCAACACGCCGATAAACTCGCCGACATCGACGGAAACGGCAACGGCTACAGCAACGGCTACCTTTACGCCAACACCTCCTGATACGGTCTGTGACCTGACAGAGGGATTCAATGACGTATCCACGCTCGTTTCGGGCTCTGGCTGGTATATCCAGAACAACAGTGCTCCGATCGGCATAGGCAGCTACTTCCAGGGCAATCCTGTGGTGTTCCCTGCTCACTTGCCGAGTCCTGACCCGACGCCAAATCAGTATCTTGGCGTTAACTTCCAGAGCGGAGCCGGAGTTGCGACCCTTAGCAACTGGGCATTGACCCCGCCTGTGCTGTTACAGAACGGCGGCCAGATGACGTTCTACACTCGAACAAGTGTTGCATCGCCATTCCCGGATCGTCTGCAGGTCCGCATGAGCACGAACGGTACGAGCACGAATGTCGGAACAGCCGCTACAGACGTGGGTGACTTTACAACGCTTCTGCTCGATATCAATCCAACCCTAACGGTTGGCGGATATCCTGAAGCTTGGACTCAATACACCGTAACGATCAGCGGCATGGGAGCTCCTGCTAAGGGACGTCTCGCTTTCCGTTACTTCGTTGAGAACGGCGGACCGTCAGGAGATAACTCCAACTACATTGGTATCGATACACTCGAATATCATTGTGTTGTAGCAACTCCGACCAGCACTGCTACGGCTACGGCAACCGAGACAGCAACGGCAACGAACACGCCGACACCTGCGGACACGCCTTCGGTCTCTGGTGTTGTGACTTACGGTAACCCTGCATCGCCGACCACCAAGTTCATCTCGAACGCACAGGTGACGAGCACGGTAGGATCGCCGGTTGTTACGGATAACACGGATGCACCGGGCGGAACAGCTGGACAATATACGCTGACCGGCTTTGGTGCTGGCAACTACACGATCGGAGTGACGAAGACGACGGGACAGAACGGCGTCTCATCAGCCGATGCTGCGAGGATCGCACAGCACGTTTCAGGTGTTTCGCTTATCCCAACCGCCCGCCAGTTGATCTCGGCAGACGTGACCAACAACGGAGCACTGTCGTCAACCGACGCGGCACAGATCGCAAGGTTTGTGTCAGGACTTGGAGCACCTGTTGGCCTTACCGGCCAGTGGAGGTTCTTTGTCCCCGGCGTATCACAACCGACGTTCCCTGTAGGAGCATCACCGACAACAAGGTCATACACAGACCCGATCGGTGTTCAGACCGGACAGGACTACATCGGTATCCTTGTGGGCGAGGTGACGGGTAACTGGGCAGCAGGTCCGCTTCGACCGGCAGCAGGTCCTGAAAGGAGCACGGCAATAGCAGCTCCGAGACTTGTGACACCGGCAGACAGCGAAGTGATCATACCTGTGGCTATCAACGGAGCGGTGAATAAGGGAATTATCTCTTATGAATTTGATCTCCGTTATGATCCGACAGTGATCCAGCCTCAGGCAGAGCCTGTTGACCTGGCAGGAACGGTTAGCCGCGGCTTAACAGCAGTGGCAAACCCGAACGAGCCTGGACTGCTTCGAGTGGTCATGTACGGAGCGTATCCGATCGACAGCAACGGATTGCTGCTCAATCTCAAGTTCACGGCAGTCGGAGCCCCTGGTTCCACCTCGCCGCTTACTTGGGAGAACGTAATGTTCAACGAAGGCGATCCGGGAACACTTACAACGGACGGAGCGATCGAATTGTCAGCCTCGGCACCAAACCAGGCCGAGCTGACAGGCCGTGTGGTGAACACGATGGGACAGGGCATTGCAAATGCCCGCGTCACATTGACGGACACCACAACGGGAGCGATCCGTTCTGCAATGTCGAATGGATTCGGAGTTTATCGTTTCGGAGGGCTGACAGTCGGCCAGACGTACACGATCAGCGTCGAATCACGCAACTCGGCATTCGCCCCGCTGACAGTCAGCATCACCGGCAGCTCGGTTAACACTGACATGGTCGCCGGACAATAG
- a CDS encoding CDP-alcohol phosphatidyltransferase family protein, protein MDDEIEEKAPHRGLKKGLYVIPTLFTAANVAMGYLAVLSSIRGFSLADTHPDLAASYFDRAGLAIGLAILFDTVDGRVARATRTATEIGVQFDSLADVLTFGIAPTALIYAWAFGPTFTENTFGHNLAVFILFMFLMCGAFRLARFNLQATRPVKLIEGATKVDKKSFVGLPIPPAGGLLAAIVHFAPLPLTAYGNAPSHYYSYALLGLIATLSILMVSTIRYTSMKTAGKGPQGIFLVLALAAAAMSVWFYSEYALLILAAIYVVHGPIWWVARLLGRVVKPSRTSH, encoded by the coding sequence ATGGATGATGAAATAGAAGAAAAAGCTCCGCATCGAGGCTTGAAAAAGGGATTGTATGTAATCCCAACCCTTTTCACTGCGGCTAACGTGGCGATGGGCTATCTTGCGGTTTTGTCATCGATACGCGGCTTTTCACTTGCGGATACACATCCCGATCTGGCAGCCAGTTATTTTGATCGTGCTGGTTTGGCCATTGGTTTAGCTATTTTGTTTGACACGGTTGACGGCCGCGTAGCCCGTGCCACGAGGACCGCTACTGAGATCGGTGTTCAATTTGACTCTTTGGCCGACGTCCTAACATTCGGCATCGCACCAACGGCGCTCATTTACGCCTGGGCATTTGGCCCGACTTTTACCGAAAACACATTTGGGCACAACCTGGCCGTATTTATACTTTTTATGTTCCTTATGTGCGGGGCATTTAGGCTCGCACGTTTCAACCTACAGGCAACACGTCCGGTCAAGCTTATCGAAGGTGCAACTAAGGTCGATAAGAAGTCGTTCGTCGGCTTGCCTATTCCGCCCGCCGGCGGTCTACTGGCGGCCATAGTTCATTTTGCTCCTTTACCACTCACCGCATATGGCAACGCCCCTTCTCATTATTACTCCTATGCTCTGTTGGGCCTTATAGCGACGTTGTCAATCCTAATGGTCTCAACCATCCGATATACAAGCATGAAGACCGCAGGAAAAGGGCCCCAAGGCATCTTTCTGGTCCTAGCTTTAGCCGCAGCGGCGATGTCGGTTTGGTTCTACTCGGAATATGCGCTTCTGATTCTGGCAGCGATCTATGTTGTCCATGGCCCGATATGGTGGGTCGCTCGGCTGCTGGGCCGAGTTGTGAAACCATCTCGAACGAGTCATTAA
- a CDS encoding transposase: MSEDYEENEFPLAYLITFRTYGTWLHGDERTSVSRQSKGIIDINLPLKEHMEAEMTGKSVILDRAQSLVIQDSVKEVCKHRNYTLYAVNIRSNHGHAVIGAKIKPERIADALKAYSTRRLREAGLIAADVRVWSRGRSRKYLWKTRHLDAAIDYVLYCQSDLPFELED; the protein is encoded by the coding sequence ATGTCCGAAGACTACGAAGAAAACGAATTTCCTCTGGCATACCTGATCACATTCAGGACATACGGCACTTGGCTTCACGGTGACGAGCGAACATCAGTGAGTCGCCAGTCGAAAGGTATTATTGACATCAATTTGCCTCTTAAGGAACATATGGAAGCAGAGATGACCGGAAAGTCTGTCATTTTGGATCGTGCCCAAAGTCTGGTCATTCAAGACAGTGTAAAAGAGGTATGCAAGCATCGAAATTATACTCTATATGCAGTGAATATTCGCTCTAATCACGGACATGCGGTTATAGGAGCAAAAATAAAGCCGGAACGCATCGCCGATGCCCTCAAGGCGTACTCCACTAGAAGATTGCGTGAAGCCGGACTGATTGCCGCCGATGTCAGAGTTTGGTCTCGCGGACGCAGTAGAAAATACCTTTGGAAAACGCGCCACCTTGATGCTGCGATCGATTATGTTTTGTATTGTCAGAGCGATCTGCCGTTTGAGTTGGAGGACTGA
- a CDS encoding phosphatidylserine decarboxylase, which produces MFIVKEGIPFVLVPLVIAVVFGVFQMWPAAVIFVSIAAFMLYFFRDPKRIIPTGEGLIVSAADGRVTRIEEGDDSKLVSVFLSPLDVHINRSPIGGTISNIIYTKGKKMPATSNEASFLNERNSLVIEGENVTVTCTQIAGILARRIVCWPKSGDNLERGQKFGLIKFSSRTDILMPGNVELKVKIGDRVRGGETIIATIKS; this is translated from the coding sequence GTGTTTATTGTCAAAGAAGGCATTCCATTTGTTTTAGTACCATTAGTGATCGCTGTCGTTTTTGGCGTTTTCCAAATGTGGCCGGCGGCAGTAATTTTTGTTTCGATCGCGGCATTCATGCTCTACTTCTTTCGCGATCCCAAGCGGATCATTCCGACGGGTGAAGGTTTGATAGTTTCGGCAGCAGACGGACGTGTGACTCGCATAGAAGAAGGTGATGACTCGAAATTGGTCAGTGTATTTCTTTCGCCGCTCGATGTTCACATTAACAGATCACCCATCGGTGGTACGATCAGTAACATCATCTACACCAAAGGCAAAAAAATGCCGGCGACCAGTAATGAGGCGAGCTTTTTGAATGAGCGGAACTCTCTCGTGATCGAAGGCGAAAATGTCACCGTGACCTGTACACAAATTGCCGGAATACTTGCACGACGCATTGTTTGTTGGCCAAAGTCAGGCGATAATTTAGAACGCGGACAAAAATTCGGCCTGATAAAGTTCAGTTCAAGAACCGATATCTTAATGCCCGGCAATGTCGAACTTAAGGTAAAGATCGGAGACCGCGTCCGCGGCGGTGAAACGATAATCGCAACAATTAAAAGTTAA